From a region of the Pseudoclavibacter endophyticus genome:
- a CDS encoding heavy metal translocating P-type ATPase: protein MSSLRVLWRYPAIVATVVALAIVLTLHVVGLEEAGRWLATAYVAAFVAWTLVGMVRDVLRGHVGLDILAVVAMVATLAVGEYVASLIIVLMLSGGEALEDFAGRRAKRDLSALLDRSPRIAHVLLHSPDSTAEEVRDVPVDEVRVGDALLVRPAEIVPVDGRLVTETGTFDESSLTGESMPVARVVGQEVLSGAINGNRAVRIRAVRSSADSQYQQIVALVHAAEASHAPIVRLADRFAIPFTAVSLVLAGAAWALSGDSTRFAEVLVLATPCPLLIAAPVAFLGGLSRSAKAGVIMKGGAVIEQIARVRSAAFDKTGTLTQGRPELVDVRPAGDLDAQELLRLAASAEQYSTHVLAESIRRAAVGRGLTLLPAENAREVATNGVSATIGDRTVVVGKPAFVASVAPDTTRARLDTGQAAAYVAVDGRFAGVLVLADDPRPEAGSVISWLRSRGVDTIAMFTGDVASTAQSVGRQVGIDDVHAELLPPEKVQLAGQLQPRPMMMVGDGVNDAPALAAADVGVAMGARGATAAGDAADVVVLVDSLEKVAEAVAIGRHTRQVALTAIWIGIALSLGLMVIAMTGVIPAVVGALVQELVDLATILYALRALGGPPSRLGR, encoded by the coding sequence ATGAGCTCACTGCGCGTGCTGTGGCGATACCCCGCGATCGTGGCCACTGTCGTGGCGCTCGCGATCGTGCTGACATTGCACGTCGTCGGGCTCGAGGAGGCAGGTCGTTGGCTTGCCACCGCCTACGTCGCGGCCTTCGTCGCGTGGACGCTCGTCGGCATGGTGCGGGATGTGCTCCGCGGGCATGTCGGTCTCGACATCTTGGCGGTTGTGGCGATGGTCGCAACCCTCGCCGTCGGGGAGTATGTCGCGTCGCTCATCATCGTCCTGATGCTGTCGGGGGGCGAAGCGCTCGAGGACTTCGCGGGTCGGCGTGCGAAGCGGGACCTGTCGGCGTTGCTCGACCGCTCACCCCGGATCGCGCACGTGTTGCTGCACTCGCCGGACTCGACCGCCGAGGAGGTGCGCGACGTGCCTGTCGACGAGGTCCGCGTCGGCGATGCGCTGCTCGTCCGGCCGGCGGAGATCGTGCCGGTCGATGGCCGTCTTGTCACCGAGACCGGCACGTTCGATGAGTCGTCGCTGACCGGCGAGAGCATGCCGGTCGCCCGGGTGGTCGGTCAGGAGGTCCTCTCCGGCGCGATCAACGGGAATCGTGCGGTGCGGATACGGGCGGTGCGCAGCAGCGCCGATAGCCAGTACCAGCAGATCGTCGCTCTCGTCCACGCTGCTGAAGCATCCCACGCACCGATCGTGCGGCTGGCTGATCGCTTCGCGATCCCCTTCACCGCGGTATCGCTCGTTCTCGCTGGCGCGGCGTGGGCCCTGTCCGGCGATTCGACGCGGTTCGCGGAGGTGCTCGTGCTCGCGACACCGTGTCCGCTCTTGATTGCCGCGCCCGTCGCCTTTCTCGGAGGACTCTCGCGATCGGCGAAGGCGGGAGTGATCATGAAGGGCGGTGCCGTCATCGAGCAGATCGCCCGCGTGCGGTCCGCCGCGTTCGACAAGACCGGAACGCTCACGCAAGGCCGTCCCGAGCTCGTCGACGTCCGTCCCGCTGGCGACCTCGACGCCCAGGAACTCCTCCGGTTGGCTGCTTCCGCGGAGCAGTACTCGACCCACGTGCTCGCGGAGAGCATCCGTCGCGCCGCCGTTGGACGTGGCCTCACGCTCCTCCCCGCGGAGAACGCCAGGGAAGTCGCGACAAACGGAGTTTCGGCGACCATCGGGGATCGAACCGTCGTTGTCGGCAAGCCCGCCTTCGTCGCGTCGGTGGCCCCCGATACCACCCGCGCGAGGCTCGACACCGGTCAAGCTGCCGCGTACGTCGCAGTTGACGGCCGATTCGCCGGGGTGCTCGTGCTCGCCGACGACCCTCGGCCTGAGGCGGGATCGGTCATCTCGTGGCTCAGATCACGCGGTGTCGACACCATCGCCATGTTCACCGGAGACGTCGCATCAACGGCACAGTCCGTCGGGCGCCAGGTGGGGATCGACGACGTCCACGCCGAGCTCCTCCCGCCCGAGAAGGTGCAGCTGGCGGGCCAACTGCAGCCACGACCCATGATGATGGTCGGCGACGGCGTCAATGACGCTCCCGCGCTGGCGGCGGCCGACGTCGGCGTGGCCATGGGAGCGAGGGGAGCGACGGCGGCCGGTGACGCGGCAGACGTCGTCGTCCTCGTCGATTCCCTTGAGAAGGTCGCGGAGGCGGTCGCCATCGGGCGTCATACCCGGCAGGTGGCGCTGACAGCGATCTGGATCGGTATCGCGTTGAGCCTGGGCCTCATGGTCATCGCGATGACCGGAGTCATCCCGGCCGTCGTCGGTGCCCTCGTCCAGGAGCTCGTCGATCTCGCGACGATCCTCTATGCGCTGCGCGCGCTCGGCGGCCCGCCCAGTCGGCTCGGCCGCTAG